The following proteins are encoded in a genomic region of Haloarcula marina:
- a CDS encoding CopG family ribbon-helix-helix protein: protein MADYTTVSIPKDLAERVEGTIEGTSFSSTSDLVRFLLRSIVVQHQREGELTEAQFQDIADQLRDLGYLE, encoded by the coding sequence ATGGCCGACTACACAACGGTATCCATCCCGAAAGACCTCGCGGAGCGCGTCGAAGGTACTATCGAGGGGACCAGTTTCTCCAGTACGTCCGATTTGGTCCGGTTCCTCCTGCGCAGCATCGTCGTCCAACACCAACGAGAGGGCGAACTGACGGAGGCGCAGTTTCAGGACATCGCCGACCAACTGCGCGACCTCGGCTACCTCGAATAA